One part of the Mustelus asterias unplaced genomic scaffold, sMusAst1.hap1.1 HAP1_SCAFFOLD_462, whole genome shotgun sequence genome encodes these proteins:
- the LOC144486774 gene encoding histone H4-like, whose product MSGRGKGGKGLGKGGAKRHRKVLRDNIQGITKPAIRRLARRGGVKRISGLIYEETRGVLKVFLENVIMDAVTYTEHAKRKTVTAMDVVYALKRQGRTLYGFGG is encoded by the coding sequence ATGTCTGGCAGAGGGAAAGGAGGCAAAGGACTGGGTAAAGGCGGCGCAAAGCGGCACCGCAAAGTGCTCCGTGATAATATCCAGGGCATCACCAAGCCAGCAATCCGTCGCCTGGCTCGCCGTGGCGGTGTCAAGCGGATCTCGGGTTTGATCTATGAGGAGACTCGCGGGGTGCTGAAGGTTTTCCTGGAGAATGTGATCATGGATGCGGTCACCTACACTGAACACGCCAAGCGCAAGACAGTCACTgccatggatgtggtgtacgCTCTGAAACGCCAGGGCCGCACTCTCTATGGATTCGGCGGCTGA